ACCCCTGCGGTGAGGAGGCTTCGCGGAACAGAGGTCGGCGGAAGGGCTTTGGCCGGTGTCCTGCCCGGTTTGGGGTCGGGCATGATCAGGGGGCCGTACGCTTGCCGGCTACTCGGGCAGGCTTGTCCCCTGCCCGCAATGTGTCCGAGTGGCCCCCTGGTCTTGCTCGACGCGGGTCCCGAATCGGGGAGTGTGGGTAAAGCCGTGGAGCCGTCCGTCCCCACCCCCGGCCTGGTCTTTTCGCCCCCTTGTGGGCGCGGGCGGGCGACGACGTGCGGCCCCGGTGGCGTAGACATGGAGGGGCAAGCGCGTCGGCGTCCGGCCGGCGCCGCCGCGCTGTGCGCGGCACCTCTGACCTCGTGTCAGACAGCATCGCTGTTCAGGAGGCCGGGAATGAAGACGCCCCAAGCGTCAACTGTGGTGTTCTCCCGAGCTTCCGCCCGTCCTCCGATGCCCTGGGCCTGGTGTCTTTGCAGCCTTCCGGGGCCACTCGGGCGCATGGCGGGCATGGGGAGAAAGCCGGGCCCGTTGTGGCTGTGCTGCGTGACGGCGGCCGGGCTGGCAATGATTCGCTGCCCGAACTCGGTCGGGCAGCGAGCGAAGCGAGCACTTGATGACGTAGGGAAACTCTGTCCGCGGACGCGGTCTTGTGGCTGCGCGCCTCGGCTGTTGCCATGTCTGTGGGGCGATACAGAGATGCCGGGGGGCTTGCGTGAGCGACTTGAAGATCACAGTGTGGAAGCGATACGGACATGATCGGCTCTACGCGAACCTTCCCAATGGTGTGGCCGTGGCCTTCCTCGACCGGGGCACGGGCAGGATCACCATCCTGCGCGAGGAGCACCGTGGCGCCGCAATGGAAGTTCTCGCGAATCACTTACCCCTGGCGGTGCCCGCCTCACCTCCACCACCGCGTCCCCCGGCCCCGCTGCTCCCCCCGCTAACTGTCCAGGATGACCTCGCGCTTAATCGACCAGGCGCTGCCCTACGAGCCAAGCTCGCGGCGGCCGGACCTGGCCCTGTGGAGCGGGCGATTACTTGGCTGCTACGTCGCGATTCTGAGTGGGATTCCTGGCGCAAAGGCCTGGCTGGGGAGCGCCGCGTCGGCTCTGAGTTGCAGCGCTTATCCAACCGAGGTTGGCGTGTGCTGCACTCTGTTCCCCTGCCTCGCGAGGTCGACATCGATCACCTGCTCATCGGGCCGGGTGGAGTCTTCAGCATCAACACCAAGCACCACCAGAACGCGAAAGTCTGGGTTGGAGACGACTCCGTCAAGGTGAACCACGGCAAACCGCATCCATACGCTCGCAAGAGTCGCGCCGAAGCGCAGCGAGTGCAGAAGGTGCTCGGCCGGCACTGCGACTTCGAGGTACCCATCGAGCCTGTCATCGTCTTCGTTGGAGTGAGCGAACTGAAGCGAGTCGCCACCTTGCTAGATGTTCGGGTCTACCGGGAACGAGAGGTCGCAGCCCTGGGCCCGCTGAAAGGTGCCTTGAGTCTGGAGCAAGTCGAGCGGGTCTATCAGGTCGCCCGACACCGCAGGGCGTGGGCGCTCGCATGAGGACGCTCATGGTCGGGCTGTGGGCCGTCGCTGAGCTGGGCTACCGAGCCATTCATGCCTTCTAACCTGGACACACCCCAAAAAGCCTGTCTGTCTGTGCCGGGCTATGCGGCGGTTGACCCGGGCGTCTGCCCGTGCTCGAGATAGACAGGCGCCACCGCGAGCCGGGCTTCGATCGCTGCGTGAATGCGTCGGGCCAACCGCGGGATCGTGCGCTCATCGATCTCGGACGGGTCAAGGAACGCATAGCTCTTCAACTCGTCCGGCTGCAGGGTGATCCGGGCCAACTCCTCGGGTGCGAGCTGTCCGCCCTCAAAGAGGTACAGGACTTTGTCGCCCTCGTTGGGATTGGGGGCCCAGTCGACGGCCAGCAGGCGGCTAAGCGACGGTGTGATGCCCAGTTCCTCGCGGACTTCGCGAGCGGCAGCTTGGAGCGGGGACTCTCCAGTCTCGACGTACCCGCCGGGGATGTCCCAGTAGTCCTTGTAGGACGGCTCGACCATGAGAACGCGTCCAGTGGGATCAAAGAAGAGCGCACCCGCGGCCATACGCGGATGCGCCATCTTCGCTTCGTGCTCGTTCTCCGCCATGCAGTCGAGCGTACCTATGTCACAAGACGTGCAGTCGCTGAGCCAGATCTGCCAAGGCCGGGCTCGGTCGGCCCCGCTGATTCCGCACCCACGAGAGGACCAGTTCACGGGCGAGGTAGTGACTGCGCACTTGCTCAGGGGCCCAGCTCTCGGCTTCGAGCAACATGCTAAGCGCCTCGTCCGTGCGGTTACGGGCACTGAGCGCGCGAGCCACCTCGATGTTGTGCCGGGTTCGGCGCTCGGTCGGAAGGCTGCTGGTGTCGATCTCTGGCCCGAGATCCATGGCGATCTGCATGTCTCCCAGCTCGGCGGCCGTGGCGACTCGATGGATGGCGACGTTGGTCGGCCCGAACGCCGTCCACATGTGGTTCGCGTCCTCACCGAGCTGCTGTGCGACCTGGTCAGCCTCGGCGAGGAAGTCACGAGTAGCCGCACGATCCTCGGCGCGGGCTGCTGCCATCGATCCGGTGAGGAAGAGCGTCCCGTAGATGGAGAGGAACCCTGGCGACACGTCGACCCCCTCGAGCTGGGGGCGGAGGTAGTCGGCTGCGTCGCTGATGAGTTGTACGGCTGCATCGAATCGGCCATTGGAGAGCAGGCAGTGAGCGACTGACCGGAATAGAGAGCCAGTCACGACTGGGTTGCCGGTCTGCTGAGCAGCAGTGAGGCCGCGGTCGGCTGCGATCCAAGCTAGGTCAGTTTCCCCGAGTTTGGTGAGCACCATGGCCGCGCCTTGGTAGGTCAGTGCCGTGAGGTCCTGTGCTGTCTCCCGGTCCTGCCCTTCGTACGACTGCACTGCGATGAGCGCGTCTGTCAGGAGCAGTGGCAGGCGGTGCGTTGCAAATCCGTACCGGGAGTCTTGGTAGGCATCCCAGACCTCGACCACGTTCGTACGTAGGTCGCCAAGTGGCGTCGGCTCACCTACGGTTGGCACGCCCAAAAGTGGCGTGAGCTGCCGGTAGTTCATCAGCGCGGACCGAAGTGCCGGCACAGTGCGCGTGCCGCTGTCGGGTGTCCAGTCCATGAGCGACGGCTCGGCAAGCAGATCGCCAAGAGTCACGTCCAGGGCGTCAGCTAGGGACTTGATGACCGAGAGCCGGTCCAGTTCCAAGCGGTTGTTTTCAGCCCTGCTGAGCCAGTCGACCGTACGGCCGACCCGACCGGCCAAGACCTCCTGTGAGATGCCGCGCCTCCGCCGGTACCACGCGACTCGCTCGCCGATCGTCAGGTTCGTCGTCATTCCTCGCATGGGAAGAGCGTCCCCCCGCCTCTTCAGAGGACCCCGGAGAAATTTTCCGGGGTCCGGCCGCGAACCGGTTCTAGCGTTGCTCACAACCCGAGGGGTTGTCACTCCGAGCGAGGAGGCCCAGCGATGGCACTGACCCCGGCAGAGCGATTGGAACTGATCGAACGCATCAGTGGAGTTGGAGAGGAGGTGGCGGATCTTGCGTACAGAGTCGACGCGATCACTAGGGCGTTGGCGGCTGCTGACGCACAAGGTCCTCAAGTCGGTCCATGCGCGCTGCCAACTGCCGTACGTCCCGAAGGACTTCCTCAAGATGCTCCGTGATCTGGGTGAACTCGGGGCTGTGCCGTTCTCTGTCCTCGCTGGGCAGAGCAACGAAGCTGCCCTTGCCCTGATGGGAGATCACGTAGCCGTCTTCTCGAAGGCGGGAGATCGCTTGCCGGGCAACCGTGCGCGAGACGCTGTGCTCCTCCATCAGCTTCGCCTCTGACGGGATCTTGTCCCCAGGGACTAGCGCCCCATCGTGGATCTTCCTCTTGATCTCGTCGGCGATCTGCAAGTACGCCGCACGTCCAGTGAACTCGGCCATAACCCCTCTCCGCGGTTGTCGTACCTAGTGCAGCACATATCGCCGACAGCGGTCGAGCACAGCCACTTGACACACCAAGTGATACAGGTGCAACGTGGAAGCTAGTTAACGCACTAAGTGCGTTAAGTCATTCAACCAAGGAGTGAAAAGCATGCGTCAGATCCCCGTGGACACCGCCGTGATGACGGTGATGCTCATCCAGGCCCCTGAGCCGAAGGTCAAGAACCGGGAGACCGGTGAGGTCGCGACCGACCGTCAGTCCGGCAAGACCCTGTTCAACGTGAACGTCGCGGTGATCGTGGATGGCCGGCCGGACGCGCTGACGATCGTGGTCGCGGAGGACGGTGTGCAGCCGGACCTGTTCCCCGGTGTGCCGGTGGCTCTGCCGGGTCTGGTGGCCCGCCCGTGGGAGAACGACTTCGGGCACGGCATCAGCTACCGCGCCACCGCGGTGATGGCCGCGCAGGTTCCGGCCGCCTCCAACGGCAAGGCCTGATCGCCATGAGCGGTGGAACGCTCTTAGCGCTGGCGGTGATAGGTACCGCCCTGCTCCTGGTGGCCCGCGTCAAGGCCCCCGCTGTGTACTGGACCGTGGTGGGTCTCCCGGCCGCCCTGTACCGGGTCTTCTCCTCCTACCGCCGGACGATGGAAGCCTGTGAGCTGACCGTCGCCCCTCCCTGGTGGCGGGTCTTCGCCCATAAGCTGTCCGCCGGCGACGCCGTGTCCCGACCCGGCATCCCGAAGGTGCGCGGGATACGCCCCACCACCACCGGGCTCCGGCTCCGTCTGCGGCTCGCTGCGGGGCTGGCTCCGGAAGACGTGGTCAAGTCGGCCGAACGGCTGCGGCACGCCTGGGGCATCTACTCCGTCCACGTCGCCGAGATCAAGCCCGGTGTCGTCGACCTGCGGCTGACCGGCTTCGACATCCTCGACCGGGTGCGCATTCCCCGCCGCCTCGCCACCGGTCCACTGTCGGTCACCGTGGCGCTGCGGGAAGACGGCCTGCCGTTCGTCCGTGACTACCAGGACATTCCGCACGGCCTCACCCTGGGCGCGAACAAGTCGGGCAAGTCGATGTACCAACGCTGCCTGATCAAAGGCCTCGCGCCGCTGGATGTCGCCATCGTGGGCATCGACTGCAAACGCGGCGTGGAACAGACCCCGTTCGCCCCTCGCCTGACCGCACTCGCCATCACCCCTGATCAGGCCGACGGGCTGCTGGATGCCCTGGTCGCGGAGATGGAAGACCGGTTCGACCTGCTGTGCCTGCACCAGGGCATCGGCCCCGGCACCCAGTTGGAAGACATCACCTCGGACATCTGGGGCCTGCCGAAGAAGCTGCGCCCGGTCCCGATCGTGGTCCTGATCGATGAGATCGCCGAACTGTTCCTGATCACCTCCAGGGCAGACACGGCGCGCCGGGACCGCATGGTCACTCAGCTGGTCCGTCTCGCGCAGCTCGCTCGTGCGGTGGGGATCTATCTGGAGGTGTGCGGGCAGCGCTTCGGCTCCGAACTCGGCAAGGGCGCAACAGCCCTGCGGGCCCAGCTCACCGGCCGGGTGGTGCACCGCTGCAACGACAAGCAGACCGCCGACATGGGCCTGGGCGACATCAACGAACTCGCCGTCGTCGCCGCGACGAACATCGCCCCGGAACGCGCCGGGACGGCGATCGCGGGTGATTCCTCGGGTGGCTGGTCCCGCATCCGCACTCCGAGGACGACGCTGGGTGAAGTCGCCGCGGTGTGCCGCGAGTTCGCGCACCTCACCCCGAACGTTCCGGCACTGGAGCCGTTCCGCCCCGAGGCCAGCATCCCCGCTCCGGTTCCGGCGCCGGCTGCCGCAACGGTGACGGTCCCCGAGTCCTGGTAGCACCCCCCTTTCCCCCGGTCGGCGTGACCGTCTTCGCGCCACGTCCCTACCCCTCCCATGCCTGAAAGGAGAAACCCCGTGACCGCAGCCAAGCGCGCCGCCCGCCGAACGGCCAAGCCCAAGCCCACACCGTGTCCGGACTGCCAGACCGGCCAGGTCTCCGAGTCCTTCAAGGTCGGCACCCGCAGCAAGCGCGACAGCAGCGACCGGCAGGAAGCCCTCTGCCTGACCTGCTTCGGCACCGGCCAGGCCCCCGACTAGATCCCCGCCAGGTGCCGGGCGGCAGGACCTGTGAGCCCCGCCCGGCCCCGGCCCCAACCCCCTTGTGAAGGAGGTGAAGACCCGTGACCCGCTCGACCCGTTCCGTCCGGCCCGATGCCGTACTCGTTCAGGCCGTGATCGCCGGTGCGCTGTCGTTCGCCCACCTGCACGACATCGCCGCCGCCGCCGGACAAGACGGCTGGAAAGCCTGGGCCTACCCCATCAGCGTCGACCTGCTGCTGGTCGCTGCCTGGCGACGTCTGCGCATCCTCCGCTCGGCCGGTGGCCCGACCCGTGCCGCCTGGACCTGGTTCGCCGTCGCCCTGGCCGCATCCCTGGGTGCCAATGTCGCGACCGCGGGGCTGCTCGACCTGACCGATGTTCCGGCCTGGCTCCGGATCCTGGTCGCCGGCTGGCCCGCCCTCGCCTTCCTCGGCGGAACCCTCCTCGTCCACACCCCAACGCACTCGCGCCCCGAGACGCCGAATGCGGCTCCGGGTGCCGGACCGGCTCCGGACATCGCCGTGAGCCGCGATGCACCCGCTCCGGTCCCGGCTCCCGAGGCTGCTCCGGTTGCGGCTCTGCCTCCCGCCATCGCGGTGCCTCCCGCGCTGCTGGCGCACGCGCGCAAGGTCGCCGACGCGCACCGCGCCACCACCGGCAGCCCGATCGACCCCACAACGCTGCGCACCCGCCTCGGCGTCGCCCCGCAGCTCGCCGACGCCATCGCCCACCAGATCACTGAAGGGACCGAACCCTCGTGACCCTCGAACTGCCCCTGATCCTCGTGGTCGCCATCTTCGGCTACTTCGGGATCAAGATGCTGCGCCCGCCGACCTGGCTGATCGTCGTGCTCCTCCTCGGCGGCTTCCTTCTCGCCGACACCTTCCTCGCCCCGGCCATCGAATCCGGCACCAGGAACGGCGTCGACGTCGTCAACGGCACCACCAAGTAACCAGGCCCGAAAGGAAGATCCGTCATGTTCAAGCCCAAGTACCCGACCCCCGACACCTACACCGCGACCACCCATGCCGTCGTCCCGGCTCCGCAACAGAACAAGACTCCCGCGCCCCGGCCGGCCACCACCCCGGCGACTCACACCAGCGCAGTCCTGGAGCTGGTCAAGAACAAGCCGCTCGCCGTCGCGGCAGGTGTCGTGGTCGGCGGTGCGGTCCTCACCTCGATGTTCCTGGCCATCGCCATCACCGCCGGGTCACTCGCGCTGCTCGCCGTGGTCATCCGCTCACTCATGAACAACCACCGCTGACCGGCCCTCCGGGCGGCTCCGATACCGCCAAGCATCCGCCGCCCGGACGGCCCAAGCCCCTACCCGATCACTGAAACCGGAAGGAAACTCCATCATGCCCGACCGCGCTGCGCGGATCTGCCCCGACTGCGACGGCTTCCCGACCGTCGCCATCACCACCGGCACCCGCAACCAGGACGGCACCCGCACCACCCTGCCCGTTGTCTGCCCGGCCTGCCACGGCACCGGAACCGCCCCGACCTGGCTCGTCACCACCCGCCGCCCCGCCATTGACTCGTCCGTGCAGGGGGCAGTTCGATGACGCGCCGTTCCGCCACTTCCCGGCCCACCTCGATCCATCTGTTCTGCGGCGCTGGCGGGGACTCCGACGGGTTCCGCCGGGCCGGCTTCGATGTGGTGCTGGGCGCGAATCACTGGGACCGCGCCGTCGAGACGCACGCGGCGAACTTTCCCGAGGCCGAACACCTCTGCGTGGACCTGGACCACTACGACATGCGGCGTCTGCCCAAAGCCCGCGTCCTGGTCGGTTCCCCGATCTGCACCGAGGGCAGCCCCGCCGACGGCATCAGCCGCCCCAAGCCCCCGCCCACCCCCGGCCAACTGGATCTGCTGGAAGAAGGACCGATCCAGGACGCCGCGTGGGAGCGCACCCGGGCCACCGCCTACGACATCCTGCGCGCCGCCGAGGTCCACCACTTCGACGCCGTCGTGTGTGAGAACGTCCCCCGCTTCGCCACCGCCTGGCCGCTGTTCTCCTGGTGGCTGCACGCCTGGGAGATCCTCGGCTTCCGCCACCAGATCGTGTCCGTCACCGCGGCCCACATCGGCGCGGACGACAACCCGCACGCCCCGCAGTGGCGGGACCGCATCTTCATCGTCTTCACCCGACGGGAGTTGCGGGCACCGAACCTCGATGTCCGCCCGCCCGCCTGGTGCCCGGTCTGCGAACAGGACGTGCCGGCCGTGCAGTCCTGGCGCAACGGGAGGAAGATCGGCAAGTACCGGCAGCAGTACGACTTCCGGTGCCCCAACACCGCCTGCCGCCATCGGCTCGTCGAACCGTACGTGCGCCCCGCTGCCAGTGCGATCAACTGGTCAGACCCCGGAATCCGGATCGGCGACCGGCACACCAAGGGCATGAAGTCCCTCGCCGCCTCCACCCTGCGCAAGATCCGCCTCGGACTGGAAAAGCACCGCGTGCCGGCCGTGGTCACGGTCAACCACGCCGACCAGGGCGACGGCCGCGCCTTCCCCGCGCTCGCCGCACCGCTGCCTACTCGCACCGTTCGGATCGGGGACGGCATCGCCATCCCGCCGTTGCTCGTCCCGGTCGGCGGCAGCTGGAACACGGACGCGGCGGCCGTCACCGTGCCGATGCGGACCCGCACCACCCGCGAGAGTGAAGCCCTGCTGCTGCCCGGTCCGTTCATCACCGAGCACCGCGGCGGTGGCTCCACCACGAGGGGCGTCAACGATCCGCTGGCCGCGATCACCGCCGGAGGCAATCACCACGGCCTGGTCATTCCGTATCGCAGGGGCGGCCCGACCACGACCGGGACACCGCTGCACACCATCGCCACCCGCGAGTCGGCCGGCGTGGTCCTCGGCGCCGACAGCACCCCCGAACAGATCGATGTGGAGGACTGCTACTTCCGGATGCTGTCCGCCCGCGAGCACCTGCGCGCCCAGCGCTTCACCGACGACTACACGGTGCTCGGTCACGGGGGAGAGCAGACCAAGCAGGCCGGGAACGCCGTGCCCGCCAACGTCGCCCAGTGGATCGCCTCCGCCCTCCTGGAGGTGCTCTGATGACCCACCTCCCCGAGCACGACAGCACCCCTGTCCTGGCGCTGACGCTGTGGCAGCCCTGGGCCTCCTGCGTCGCCTACGGCACGAAGCGGATCGACAACCGGTCTTGGCCCACCGAGCACCGGGGCCTGGTCCTCATCCATGCCGGACGCACCGTCGACCCGAACGCGAAAGACATGCCGCTGGGCCGCCCGTTCCTGCGCCGCCCCTTCCCCCGAGGTGCGGTCGTCGCCGTCGCCCGCTTGGACGGCTGCCACGAGGACGACGGCTGGTGCACCCTCTGGTCGGCCCGCGGCCGCTGGCACTGGCGACTGACCGACGTGAACCCGCTCGCCGAGCCGCTGCCGTGGCCCGGTGCACGCGGTCTGTGGACCCCGCCGCCCGGCCTGCTCGCCGCACCGCTTCTCGCTGACGGGTTGGAGGCTGCCCGTGCCTGACACGCTCGATCCGACCACCCTGGGCGACCTGGTCAGGGTGGCTTCGGCCCCTGACTTCGCCCGCTGGCAAGACCAGATCCGCAAGACCGGCGGATGCGCCCAACCCGTCCACCTCACCGGCTGGTCGCTGACCCGGGACAAGGCCACCGGGCAGGTCCTGCACACTTACTCGACCGAGGATGAGCCCGGTGGCCGGCTGCGCATCGCCTGCGGCAACCGCCGGGCCTCCCGCTGCCAGCCCTGCGCCTACCTCTACGCCGGAGATGCGTACCGCCTGATCCGCGCGGGCCTGTCCGGCGACGACGCCATGAACATCCCTGCCACCGTGCGCGAACGCCCCCGCGTCTTCGCCACACTCACCCCACCTTCGTTCGGCCACGTGCACAACATCCCCGACTCCGGCCGCTGCCGCTGCGGCACCCGCCACCAGGACGGTGATCCCGCCCTCGGCACCGCCCTGGATCCGGCAACGTACGACTACGCGGGCGCGGTGCTGTTCAACAACAACGCGGGGGAGCTGTGGCACCGGTTCGTCAACCGGCTCCGTCGCGAGCTCGCCGCGTATGCCGGGCTTACTCAGAAGGCGTTCAAGGAAACGGCCCGGCTGTCGTTCAACAAGGTCGCAGAGTTCCAGAAGCGCGGCGCCATCCATTTCCACGCAGTGATCCGCATCGACGGGCCAGACGGCCCCGACACGCTTCCGCCCCAGTGGGCCACCACCGAACTCCTCACCCACTGCATCGAGGCCGCCGCAGCACACCCCTACGTCACCGCGAAGGTGCCCGCTGCCGGTGACCAGCCCGCCCGCACGCTGCGTTGGGGCACTCAGCTCGACATCCGCCCGATCAAGGCCTTCGACGACGGCGACGACATCAGTGAAGGGGCGGTGGCCGCCTACGTCGCCAAGTACGCCACCAAGGCAGCCGAGACCACCGGCACCCTCGACCGCCGCGTCGGTGAACTCGCCGAACTCGACCAGCACGACGTACCCGACCACGCCCGGCGGCTCATCCGCGCCTGCTGGGACCTCGACCCGCTCTACCCCGAACGGAAGCTCTGGGCCTGGGCTCACATGCTCGGCTTCCGCGGCCACTTCCTCACCAAGTCCCGCCGCTACTCCTCGACCTTCGCCGAACGGCGCCAGGTCCGCGCCGACTACCGCGCAACCGAGCAACGCCAGGCACTCGGCCTGCCTGAGCCGGAAACAACCCTTGTCCTCGCCGACTGGCGCTACGCCGGCCACGGCCACACCCCCGGCGAATCCGCCCTCGCCGCCTCCATCGCCGAAGACATCCGCATCAACCGAGAAACCGCCAGAGAAGCCATGCAAGACCAACGTGCGCTGGAAGGAGCCATGCCGTGAAGGACGAGCTGATGACTGTTCCGCAGATCCTGGAGGAACTCGGTGAGGTATCCCGACGGACCTTCTATCGGTGGCGAGAGCTGGGGAGGGGACCGGCTGCCTTCAAGCTGCCCAACGGTGAACTGCGCGTCTGGCGCAGCGACTTCACTGCCTGGCTGCGAAATCTGGAAGGCGCTGCGGTATGAAGTCGCTCGACGTCAAGATCTGGGGCGTCCGCAAGCGGAACACCAAAAAGGCTTCGTACGATGTGCGCTGGTCAGTAGCCGGCCGGGTGTTCTCGGATTCTTTCAGGACGAAAGGGCTCGCCGACAACTACCGCTCGATGCTGATGCGCGCGACCCGCGACGGTGAGGACTTCGACACCGAGTCCGGCCTTCCCGGCTCGATGGCCGAGAAGAAAGCCACGCTGAGCTGGTACGCCTTCGCGCTGAAATACCTGGCTATGAAGTGGCCGCATGCCGCTCCGAACACCCGCGATGGGATCAACGAATCCTTAGCCTCGGTGACCGTGGCTCTTCTGGACGATCGTCCCGGGCGGCCGGCGGACGAACTGCTGCGCAAAGCTCTGCGGAACTGGGCCTTTGTCCTCCCCGGTCCGGATGATCGGGATCTCCCCACGGAGATCGGCAACACGTTGCATTGGGTCGCTAAAGCCTCTCGGCCTCTCTCGGACCTGGCGGACCCGGTGACCGGTCGGGCCGTTCTCGATTCGCTCAAGATCAAATTAGACGGGACCGCGGCTGCTGCCGAGACCGTACGGCGGAAGCGTCGCACCCTGGTCAATGCCGTGCACTATGCGGTCGACCTGGGGGAGTTCCAGGAAAACCCGCTCGCCGCGGTGCGCTGGCAGAAGCCCAAGGTATCGAGTGAGGTGGATCCCCGAGTGGTGGCCAATCCAGAGCAGGCGCGGTCGCTGCTGCATGCGGTCTCGTACGTCGGTGGCTATCGGCGGGCCCGCGGCCGTCGCCTCGTGGGGCTGTTCGCCGGGATGTACTTCGGCGGGTTCCGCCCCGCTGAGGTGGTGGGTCTTGCCGAGTCTGACCTCACGCTGCCCGGCTCCGGATGGGGCGCCGCGCTGCTCCATCGCACCCGCCCCAGTGTGGGCAAGCAGTGGACCGACTCCGGAGAGAGCCACGACGACCGCGGGCTGAAGAACCGGCCGACCGAGGACGTGCGGCGCGTACCGATTCCTCCGCAGCTCGTGACCATCTTCCGGGAGCACATCGACACCTTCGGGACCGCCGGTGACGGCCGGCTGTTCTTCAGCGAGGGCGGGGGAGTGGTCTCCTCCTCCACGTACTACCGGGCCTGGCAGGAAGCCCGGACGTTGGCTCTCCCGCCCGCCGCGGTCGCCTCGCCGCTGGCTCGCCGGCCGTACGACCTTCGGCACTCCGCCCTGTCCACATGGCTCAACGCCGGTGTGGATGCAACCGAGGTTGCCGAGCGCGCAGGCAACAGCGTTGAGGTCCTGCTGAGTCGGTACGCGAAGTGTCTCGACGGCCGTCAGGAGGTTGCCAACCGTCGCATCGAGGACCTGCTGAGCGAGTACGAGTGAGAGCGAGCGGCGGTACGCTCCGAGGCCCCTGGACATGTCCAGGGGCCTTCGTCATTTCGGGGGACTGGCCTGGGCAGATGCCACCAAGATCCTGTCCACAAATAGTCCACAGAGTCCGTCATACGGCGGCCGTGAGCGGCATACGGCTGCACATACGCCAAGACCCCGTCCTCAGCCAAAGCGCTGGTGGCGGGGTCTTTGGGCACCTCATGCAGGGTGCCCCCGGCAGGATTCGAACCTGCGCACACGGCTCCGGAGGCCGTTGCTCTATCCCCTGAGCTACGGGGGCGTTCCACCGCACTTCTGCGGCGACGGGTAGAACCCTACCAGCTCCCACAGGGTCGCCGTGAACAGGTATTTCCGCCCCCAGCTGCAGCCCCCGCGCCCATCCCCTCGCCCCCGTCCCCCGCCCGCTCGCGGCGCGCGGCCAGGGTGGAAGTCGGCAAAACCCGGACGCGGCCCTGCCCCCCGACCTACTCTCGAGTTGTGTCAGGCGCGTCCGGCCGGGTGCTCGTTGTCGACGACAACAGGGTCATACGGCAGCTGATCAGGGTCAATCTCGAGCTGGAGGGCTTCGAGGTCGTGAC
This portion of the Streptomyces sp. NBC_01750 genome encodes:
- the repSA gene encoding replication initiator protein RepSA; translated protein: MPDTLDPTTLGDLVRVASAPDFARWQDQIRKTGGCAQPVHLTGWSLTRDKATGQVLHTYSTEDEPGGRLRIACGNRRASRCQPCAYLYAGDAYRLIRAGLSGDDAMNIPATVRERPRVFATLTPPSFGHVHNIPDSGRCRCGTRHQDGDPALGTALDPATYDYAGAVLFNNNAGELWHRFVNRLRRELAAYAGLTQKAFKETARLSFNKVAEFQKRGAIHFHAVIRIDGPDGPDTLPPQWATTELLTHCIEAAAAHPYVTAKVPAAGDQPARTLRWGTQLDIRPIKAFDDGDDISEGAVAAYVAKYATKAAETTGTLDRRVGELAELDQHDVPDHARRLIRACWDLDPLYPERKLWAWAHMLGFRGHFLTKSRRYSSTFAERRQVRADYRATEQRQALGLPEPETTLVLADWRYAGHGHTPGESALAASIAEDIRINRETAREAMQDQRALEGAMP
- a CDS encoding helix-turn-helix transcriptional regulator; its protein translation is MTVPQILEELGEVSRRTFYRWRELGRGPAAFKLPNGELRVWRSDFTAWLRNLEGAAV
- a CDS encoding tyrosine-type recombinase/integrase; amino-acid sequence: MKSLDVKIWGVRKRNTKKASYDVRWSVAGRVFSDSFRTKGLADNYRSMLMRATRDGEDFDTESGLPGSMAEKKATLSWYAFALKYLAMKWPHAAPNTRDGINESLASVTVALLDDRPGRPADELLRKALRNWAFVLPGPDDRDLPTEIGNTLHWVAKASRPLSDLADPVTGRAVLDSLKIKLDGTAAAAETVRRKRRTLVNAVHYAVDLGEFQENPLAAVRWQKPKVSSEVDPRVVANPEQARSLLHAVSYVGGYRRARGRRLVGLFAGMYFGGFRPAEVVGLAESDLTLPGSGWGAALLHRTRPSVGKQWTDSGESHDDRGLKNRPTEDVRRVPIPPQLVTIFREHIDTFGTAGDGRLFFSEGGGVVSSSTYYRAWQEARTLALPPAAVASPLARRPYDLRHSALSTWLNAGVDATEVAERAGNSVEVLLSRYAKCLDGRQEVANRRIEDLLSEYE